A window of Argonema galeatum A003/A1 genomic DNA:
GCCACTACTCTAGCAATTAACGAATATATTATAGATATCAAACCCGATCTAACAAAAATAGAAAAGGGCGTTATGATTCAAGCAATACCCACAATAGTTACAACAGTTACGTTTGACGAATTTATCGCTTGGTATCCACAGGCGTCGGGATGTCACTACGAACTACGCAGCGGAGAAATTGTAGAGATGCCTAAACCTACAGGAAAACATTCGCGAGTAGCTGGTTTTACAGCACTGAAAGCGGGGATTGAAATTGAACGTCTAAAATTGCCTTATTTCATTCCCAAAGAATGCGTCATTAAATCTGTCCGCGACGACTCTGGGTACGAACCAGATGTTATCGTACTGGACGAGCGATCGATTGCAGACAGTCCGCGATGCGAAAAGGAATCTATCATCACTCGAGGAACTTCTGTACGCCTGATAGTTGAAGTAGAGATTTTTGTTAAAAAACCTCATATCCCGATCGCATTCTGTATATTGGCTGTAATTCTATGTTTGCGATCGCTTCCGCCAAAGAAACCGGGTTTCTCCAAGAAACCCGGTTTCTGAGTTCACTGGCGATATGCCTACGGCACGCTACGCGATCGCCCTTTCTCTCCACAACACAGAAAAAAGAGCGATCGCTCCTATTTACCAAAGCATTTCCGATGGATTAGAGCTTGGTGGCTGATTAGTAGTAGAGAGTAGAATTTCTTAACTCGTTATCAGCATTTTTTAAATCGTAATTTTGGTTTTTAATCGAGACAAAGATTGGAAAAACTATAGCTAACATTAACCATAGTTTCATGGTTTTCTTACTTGTGCAATAGGAGAAGAATTAGAAGACAGAAAACTTCTCACTTGGAAGGTACAAAACGGTCGGAATGGAACTACACTGTCAAAAGCTTTACCCAGCGGCTGTACTCCAATTCCTACAAAAGTGTTGCTGTATCCCTGACAGTTAACCGATGCTTGATTTTGACCATTCAACAAATATGTGCCGCTGCTAACGACTTGGCATTCTGGACCCGTACAATGTTGACTGAGCAAGGTTTGACAGGGGTCGCTTATCATATCTCCAGTAATCCAAAGCCACCATCCTCCGCTTGGGTTTTGCACGTTACAAAATCTTCCTGTCCCTCCAGGGGTTTGTGCTTGGAGTTCGGAAGGAATGTTAGGGATAGTTGTTTCAATAGCAGGCGCAAGAAAACTAACAATCATGCAAAGTAGAAACTGAAGCCGACGCATAAATTACCTCATAGAATCAGGTGTTTAGCAGATAAGAATGGGCGTTAGATACCCGGTTTCTTAGAGAAACCGGGTATCTGGGGCAATCAGTAGCTCGACCAGCCCTTTCAATGCGTTCGTTTGTACTATGTATCTAAAATTGCCAAATCTACTTCTGTCGGGATAGCGGGAGAAAATGCTAAAAAACGTAAACAAAGCCAGCGGGAGGCGGATCTTGAGCGCGGGAAGATCGTCAAATCTGAAACCATAAAGAGTGTCATTTCCCTCTCCTCCATCAAGAGAATCATTGCCTCTATTGCCTTCTAAAATGTCATTTTCCGATCCACCAAATAAAACATCATTTCCGAACTGACCAAAGAGATTGTCATCGCCTTTATCTCCGTAAATAAAGCTGTCGCCTCCACCTCCGTAAACAGTATCGTTGCCTCTCCCTCCGCGCACGGTGTCATTCCCTCTTGCGTCACCACCAAAATTACTAGCCTCTCCAAAGATTAGGTCGTTTCCCTGGTTGCCATTAATCAGGTCATTGCCGAAGCCTCCAACGATCGTGTCGTCACCGCCAGAGCCAAATATTGTATCGTTATCTGCTGGATTTTGACCTTCAAGTCGTTCGCTAATATCTGTACCAAGTAGAAAGCCCATAAGTTACTCCTGTTCTGATTAAAAGGCACTGCCAAAATTCTGAGTCCAGTAGTAGTTGTAGTTAACGTTGCCAGTGTCGTTAGCCAGGAAATAGTAACCAACACCTATGTCCCGATAATCGGGATTGAGAATGTTAGCGCGATGTCCTGGACTGTTCATCCACCAATTTACTGCTGCCTCTGGTGTGGGAAAACCCCATGCAATGTTTTCTCCCACAAAAGGGGATCGATAACCTGCTGCTAGAGCGCGATCGCCAATATTAGAACCGTTTAATCCCGTATGACTTGTATAGTCATTGAGCGCCATGTCTGTGGTATGTGCTTGTGCAGAAGCATTCAACTGAGGATTCATTGTCAATGGGGGCAAACCATTTTGTGCGCGGAAAGAATTGCTAAGGTTTACAACACCAGTGATAAAATCTACATTCGGGTCTGGTTGCGGAGGAGGTGGTGGTGTCGGCGGAGTAAAACCTTCTGGAACAGCAGGGCGTCCTTCTTGAAATCCATAAGTTATGTAGTGCTGAAATTAACGGAGACTGAAAAGCTGCACCTACAAGGGTTACTTTGCGGCTACAGTCCAGCGGAAATAGCTAAAAAGCTGCACAAGACCCGCCGGGGGGTTGAAGCAGATCTATGTAAAACTTTGTATCGATATATTGAAACTCTGACAGAACGAAAGCCAAACTCGTTAGAAAACTGGAGAAATATCGTTGACTGGCTGGCAGAATACAGAAAGCTGCCATTAATAAATCTTAACCAAGATTGGGGAGATGCGCCGGATGTCCCTGCTTTCTTTGGACGAGATGCAGAATTAGCCACACTCAAGCAATGGATTCTTGAAGATCGCTGCCGACTGATAGCGATTTTAGGCATCGGCGGGATTGGCAAAACCGCAGTGTCGATCAAATTAGGGAAAGGTGGGATTGGGAAAACCGATCTGTCGCTTAAGTTGGCGCGAGAAATCCAAGATGAATTTGATTACATCATTTGGCGCAAGCTTCTCAACGCACCACCCGTCACGGAAATTCTCTCTGAGTTAATTCAGTTTCTATCAAACCAACAAATCAGCGATTTACCAGTCACAATAGACAAGCAAATATCGCTCTTACTCCAATATTTAAAACAGTATCGTTGTCTGTTAATTTTGGATAATGCAGAGACAATTCTAGAAGCTGGTAATTCTGCCGGAAAATACCGCCAAGGATATGAAGAGTATGGTCAACTATTTGAAAAAATAGGAGAAGTCCCCCATCAAAGCTGTTTGCTGTTAACCAGCCGCGAAAAGATGGGCAACATTGAGAGATTAGTCGGAAAAAACAAACCTGTTCGCTTCTTCCCATTAAAAGGTTTAAACTATTCTGAAGGACGAGATATCTTTGCAGAAATTGATGATTTTTCTGGCTCGGATGACCAATGGAAAAACTTAATTGAATTTTACGAAGGCAACCCTTTAGTTTTAGAGCTAGTAGCCCATCATATCAAAAATGAATTTGCGGGCGATATTTCCGAATTTTTGAGCCAAGGAAAACCTGTTTTCGCCCATTTGCGGGAATTATTAGATTGGCACTTTGCTCGATTGTCAAATAATGAAAAAGAAATAATGTACTGGCTGGCGATTCATCGGGAGCCAGTTTATATTGCAAGTTTGAAGGATGATATTGTTTCAGCGATCGCCAAAGAAAGGGTGGCAGAAAATTTGCGATCGCTCCAAAACAAACTGCCGCTTGAAAAAAGCGAAACCCGTTTTACGCTTCAGCCCGTACTAATTGAGTACATCACCGATCGACTAATTGAAAAAGCGTGTGAAGAAGTAAAAACAGGCCAACTTGAACTGTTTAATAACCAGGCTTTAATTCTAGCTACTAGCAAAGACTATGTAAGAGAAAGCCAAAGCCGAACTATTCTCGATCCAGTTAAAGAAAGACTTGTTGATAGTTTTACATCTCAACAAAATCTAGAAAAACATTTAAAATCTCTTCTCTCAAAAGCTCGCGAAGATTCTCCGCTTCAACCTGGATACACAGGGGGAAATATTCTGAACCTACTATGTCAATTGAAAACTAACTTAAAAGGTTACGATTTTTCTTATCTTACCATCTGGCAAGCTTATCTCCAAGGCATAGACTTACAGGATGTAAACTTTTCCTATTCTGACCTAAATAAGTCAATTTTTACTCAATCTTTTGGAGGAATTCATGCTTTAGCATTCAGTCCAGATGGAAAAGTTTTAGCAGTAGGTGACTCTAACGGTCAAATTCGTTTATTGAGACTTGAGGATGAACAACCCATTGCAACGTTTCAAAA
This region includes:
- a CDS encoding Uma2 family endonuclease, which codes for MFATTLAINEYIIDIKPDLTKIEKGVMIQAIPTIVTTVTFDEFIAWYPQASGCHYELRSGEIVEMPKPTGKHSRVAGFTALKAGIEIERLKLPYFIPKECVIKSVRDDSGYEPDVIVLDERSIADSPRCEKESIITRGTSVRLIVEVEIFVKKPHIPIAFCILAVILCLRSLPPKKPGFSKKPGF
- a CDS encoding calcium-binding protein; translation: MGFLLGTDISERLEGQNPADNDTIFGSGGDDTIVGGFGNDLINGNQGNDLIFGEASNFGGDARGNDTVRGGRGNDTVYGGGGDSFIYGDKGDDNLFGQFGNDVLFGGSENDILEGNRGNDSLDGGEGNDTLYGFRFDDLPALKIRLPLALFTFFSIFSRYPDRSRFGNFRYIVQTNALKGLVELLIAPDTRFL
- a CDS encoding CAP domain-containing protein; translated protein: MTYGFQEGRPAVPEGFTPPTPPPPPQPDPNVDFITGVVNLSNSFRAQNGLPPLTMNPQLNASAQAHTTDMALNDYTSHTGLNGSNIGDRALAAGYRSPFVGENIAWGFPTPEAAVNWWMNSPGHRANILNPDYRDIGVGYYFLANDTGNVNYNYYWTQNFGSAF